A genomic window from Candidatus Acididesulfobacter guangdongensis includes:
- the flgK gene encoding flagellar hook-associated protein FlgK — MLSINNIMEIANSALNANETAMNVEGENVANVNTPFYNNENPVFSAAPPVIGAPYNYGTGVNLTAIHRQTDSFVQNEVNSETTQNSYYNTLYQGLQQIQNVFNDTSGSGFNSSITTFFNDLQNVANNPSSTAQRTVLLSDAKTLTGDINNAYTTIANTVASTGTSIKGVIPEINSYTSQIAFLNQQITYAQNAGSNANELRDQRTAAVNSLSKLVNISYYENQNGKLNISLGGNALVSSDTSYNLSTQVNGKNPSSLEIMLDGPDSTVNNITSSVTGGTLGAYVYLQQTAAPSYINQLNSVAASITDNVNAAQFSGFGLDGSTGNYFFNPDLTTAATTNSSTAKPVTDATISTGMVTNPQDLTGDSYTITASNSSGAFSITNDTTGKALSSSQYTVTPSTNNYGQSVYTINFAGVSVNITGTSTTGTAPAKGDTFTVNQLTTAPAFTMAVDPNLSTSQIAAASAVSTAVNPSNTGNATISAGSVINPTSSTAGTKFSKSNQGGQYTITYDGVGSSSSTADFTITNNSTKDSQEITGVPSTVNSSGQQVYSLFFGNPPSSSGNVANGNQPENFHVNITGTPVNGDSFTANILSPSSSTSVTGNGSNLNSSYLTPMTLSQMNAAGLQGNNGNALNMSNIQNTDVPINGTTQTISNYYASIVSDIGTAAQSSNTNYTNSTSVLTNLNNQLSSAVGVNLNDQMTNLTNYQNSYEAAAALSKSAQTIMTALLNMVP; from the coding sequence ATGCTGTCAATAAATAACATAATGGAAATTGCGAATTCTGCGTTAAATGCCAATGAAACGGCAATGAACGTAGAAGGCGAAAATGTCGCTAATGTAAACACGCCTTTTTATAATAATGAAAATCCGGTGTTTTCAGCGGCTCCACCGGTTATAGGCGCGCCCTATAATTATGGAACCGGCGTTAATTTAACGGCAATACACAGACAGACGGATTCGTTCGTGCAGAACGAGGTTAACAGCGAGACGACCCAGAACAGCTATTATAACACATTGTACCAAGGATTGCAGCAGATACAGAATGTTTTTAACGATACTTCAGGTTCAGGATTTAATTCTTCCATTACGACATTTTTTAACGATTTACAGAATGTCGCAAATAATCCTTCAAGCACCGCTCAGAGAACAGTTTTGTTATCCGACGCAAAAACGCTGACGGGAGATATAAATAATGCATATACGACGATTGCCAATACCGTCGCATCGACCGGAACTTCCATTAAAGGAGTAATTCCTGAAATTAATTCTTATACGTCGCAGATTGCCTTTTTAAATCAGCAGATTACATATGCCCAGAATGCGGGCAGCAACGCCAACGAATTACGCGACCAGAGGACGGCGGCGGTAAATAGTCTGTCTAAACTTGTAAATATTTCATATTATGAGAATCAGAACGGAAAGCTGAATATATCGCTTGGCGGAAATGCTTTAGTATCAAGCGACACATCGTATAATTTATCGACGCAGGTTAACGGCAAAAATCCGAGCTCTTTAGAAATAATGTTAGATGGTCCGGATTCTACGGTGAATAACATTACTTCAAGCGTAACGGGCGGTACGCTGGGTGCTTACGTTTATCTGCAGCAGACGGCAGCGCCGTCTTACATAAATCAGCTTAATTCCGTTGCGGCGTCTATTACCGACAACGTAAATGCGGCGCAATTTAGCGGTTTCGGTCTTGACGGTTCTACCGGAAATTATTTTTTTAATCCTGATTTAACAACCGCTGCAACGACAAATTCTTCAACTGCAAAACCTGTAACCGATGCTACAATTTCAACTGGCATGGTTACTAATCCTCAGGATTTGACGGGGGATAGTTATACTATCACAGCCAGTAACTCTTCAGGAGCATTTTCAATAACAAACGATACTACCGGCAAAGCGTTAAGCAGTTCACAATATACGGTAACCCCTTCAACTAATAATTATGGGCAGAGTGTATATACAATAAATTTTGCAGGGGTTTCAGTTAATATTACGGGAACTTCCACAACAGGTACGGCTCCTGCAAAAGGAGACACTTTTACGGTAAATCAGTTAACTACGGCGCCTGCTTTTACTATGGCGGTTGATCCTAATTTATCTACTTCTCAGATTGCGGCTGCTTCTGCGGTTTCAACTGCTGTTAATCCAAGTAATACCGGCAACGCGACGATAAGCGCCGGTTCGGTTATTAATCCGACATCTTCAACGGCAGGAACGAAATTTTCAAAAAGCAATCAAGGCGGGCAATATACAATAACTTATGATGGAGTTGGAAGCTCTAGCTCAACAGCCGATTTTACAATTACGAACAATAGCACAAAAGATTCGCAAGAAATAACAGGCGTTCCAAGTACTGTAAATTCATCGGGGCAGCAAGTGTATTCTCTATTTTTCGGAAACCCGCCTTCTTCTTCAGGTAATGTAGCTAACGGCAATCAACCTGAGAACTTTCATGTCAATATTACCGGAACTCCCGTCAACGGCGACAGTTTTACCGCAAATATTTTAAGTCCTTCAAGTTCTACGTCCGTTACAGGCAACGGTTCTAATCTTAACAGTTCCTATTTGACCCCTATGACACTGTCTCAGATGAATGCGGCAGGCTTGCAGGGCAATAACGGCAATGCCCTTAATATGTCTAATATTCAGAATACCGACGTTCCCATAAACGGAACTACTCAGACTATATCGAATTATTATGCTTCTATCGTTTCAGACATTGGAACGGCGGCGCAGAGCAGCAACACAAATTATACAAATTCGACTTCCGTTCTTACAAATCTTAATAATCAGCTTTCTTCGGCAGTGGGGGTAAATTTAAACGACCAGATGACAAATCTGACTAATTATCAAAATTCATATGAAGCGGCGGCAGCTCTTTCAAAGTCCGCTCAGACTATAATGACGGCTCTTTTAAATATGGTGCCGTGA
- a CDS encoding flagellar basal body P-ring protein FlgI, with product MSIINQIGIAEKKVKKIFVGNNIETTKIKTVRKFRNDLLAAAVLIVGFLFTAGVFSNGFTLNLNSGVTVCEGATIGDITSVYGAMSNPLVGYGIVVGLDGTGDQWGVNVTQQSIVTMLSKLGVNTDESSLYEIRDSAAVMVTAELPPFAVPGQKINVTVASIGNATSLQGGVLLMTPLKGPNGKVYALGQGSISVGGNVSTDNVMPLPGYIPVSENFQTAGIIDDGGIIEKGISIGLNSYKTVKLILKNPGFINAERVASAINAKFGKGTASDLNSTAVSVNVKPAYLGKVAKYISLINAINVKTHTPAIIVIDERSGTVVMGGNIRISSVAISNRNITIKIKHKRFPKAFLLKRGLTVAKLVKALNAVGASTSSIISILETIKAAGALSARIKVI from the coding sequence ATGTCCATAATTAACCAAATTGGAATAGCGGAGAAAAAAGTGAAGAAAATATTCGTCGGCAATAATATAGAAACGACAAAAATTAAAACGGTACGTAAATTTAGAAACGATTTATTGGCTGCTGCAGTGCTGATTGTTGGTTTTCTATTTACAGCAGGTGTTTTTTCCAACGGATTCACTTTAAATTTAAACAGCGGCGTTACCGTATGTGAAGGGGCGACTATAGGCGATATAACGTCTGTTTACGGAGCAATGAGCAATCCTTTGGTAGGATACGGCATAGTAGTCGGACTTGACGGGACAGGCGACCAGTGGGGGGTTAACGTAACCCAGCAGAGCATAGTGACAATGCTTTCAAAATTGGGCGTTAATACAGATGAATCTTCATTGTATGAAATTCGGGATTCCGCCGCCGTTATGGTGACAGCCGAACTTCCGCCTTTTGCAGTGCCTGGTCAAAAAATTAACGTGACGGTCGCTTCTATAGGAAATGCTACCAGTTTGCAGGGCGGCGTTCTTTTAATGACGCCTTTAAAAGGACCTAACGGAAAAGTCTATGCGTTGGGGCAGGGCAGTATTTCTGTCGGGGGCAATGTTTCTACCGACAATGTTATGCCGCTTCCCGGTTATATACCTGTTTCGGAAAATTTCCAAACTGCCGGCATTATAGATGACGGGGGCATTATAGAAAAAGGTATTTCTATCGGATTAAATTCATACAAAACGGTAAAATTAATATTAAAAAATCCCGGATTTATTAATGCGGAAAGGGTTGCATCTGCTATAAACGCAAAATTCGGCAAAGGCACGGCTTCAGATTTAAATTCTACGGCAGTTTCCGTCAACGTTAAGCCTGCCTATTTAGGAAAAGTAGCAAAATATATATCGTTAATAAACGCAATAAATGTTAAAACGCATACCCCCGCCATTATAGTTATAGACGAACGTTCCGGCACTGTTGTAATGGGCGGCAATATAAGAATCTCTTCAGTGGCTATTTCAAACAGAAATATAACAATTAAAATAAAACATAAAAGATTTCCCAAAGCTTTTTTGCTTAAAAGAGGCTTAACAGTCGCAAAACTTGTCAAAGCATTAAATGCCGTCGGCGCTTCAACTTCAAGTATAATATCAATTCTTGAAACTATAAAAGCGGCTGGCGCACTGTCGGCAAGGATAAAAGTTATCTGA
- a CDS encoding flagellar basal body L-ring protein FlgH yields the protein MINKNLFNNLFNKLFSGLFNISNKMKRLKHRNKIIFAVMMITGLSFTLSGCAGNITPPKSMIPPTYVKPTSKNSIIHKKIAGSLWTGSASGANLFTDNTAFTLNDIVTIIVNDQTSAQDSSGTTLSKNSSGNGSFSFGSSTSKPTGYSGSNVESFDGGGGVTDSGQISTTIEAQVVKVYPNGNLELKGERTVSLNREKRYILIKGIARPVDITPANTIISSQLADERIWINGQGPVNWQEGTGWLYRLMNFLWPF from the coding sequence ATGATAAATAAAAATTTATTCAATAATTTATTCAATAAGTTATTTAGCGGTTTATTTAATATATCAAATAAAATGAAGCGGTTGAAACATAGAAATAAAATTATATTTGCGGTAATGATGATTACAGGATTATCTTTTACTTTAAGCGGATGCGCCGGCAATATAACGCCGCCTAAATCTATGATTCCTCCGACCTATGTTAAGCCTACGTCAAAAAATTCTATAATACACAAAAAAATAGCCGGTTCTCTGTGGACTGGGTCGGCATCTGGAGCAAATCTGTTTACCGATAACACCGCTTTTACGCTCAATGACATAGTAACAATAATTGTTAACGACCAGACTTCGGCTCAAGATTCTTCAGGCACTACGCTGTCAAAAAATTCATCCGGCAACGGCAGTTTTTCATTCGGCAGTTCTACGTCAAAACCTACCGGATATTCAGGCTCTAATGTAGAAAGTTTTGACGGGGGAGGAGGCGTGACGGATTCAGGTCAGATTTCTACCACTATAGAAGCTCAGGTTGTGAAAGTATATCCTAACGGAAACCTTGAACTTAAAGGAGAACGAACAGTGTCTCTGAATAGAGAAAAAAGATATATCTTAATTAAAGGAATTGCAAGACCTGTTGACATAACTCCGGCTAATACTATTATTTCAAGTCAGCTTGCCGATGAAAGAATATGGATTAACGGTCAAGGTCCGGTCAACTGGCAGGAAGGCACGGGGTGGCTGTACCGTCTCATGAATTTTTTGTGGCCTTTCTGA
- the flgA gene encoding flagellar basal body P-ring formation protein FlgA: MIIKKLIRIINKMNNCGLEDKIENFNSIPFKPVKPIFKLMPNIGLIIIFLSYAFAFIICFLCSATAYASGKTIAGNNIDNFKYSRNIKHIKHIEIKSEGHKGSISATYLSFNSLKKNIIRSFFMSIPSGYKNYVKYMQISNFRLSINNLNKINSIIKNKHNFYIVRYNFYDQGFAGMHTAVIKIINKKNGKLIDMFYADFNTAITAPVVVASRPVGKFQILGKNDLMIKKINISNIYAGYNFSVNKTAGKEAAVFISENMPITKINSERKRIINFGNIVSIVYKKYGINIKMRGIALQAGAYGQIIRVKNLESGSIISGIVKTDSSVIVK; encoded by the coding sequence ATGATAATTAAAAAATTAATTAGAATAATAAATAAAATGAATAATTGCGGTTTGGAAGATAAAATTGAAAATTTTAACAGTATCCCTTTTAAACCGGTCAAACCGATATTTAAATTAATGCCGAATATCGGTTTAATCATAATTTTTTTATCATACGCATTCGCATTTATTATTTGTTTTCTCTGTTCCGCAACTGCTTATGCATCAGGCAAAACAATTGCCGGCAATAATATTGATAACTTCAAGTATAGCAGGAACATTAAGCATATTAAGCATATTGAAATTAAAAGCGAGGGGCATAAGGGTTCTATATCAGCGACTTATCTTTCGTTTAACAGTTTAAAAAAGAATATAATCAGATCTTTTTTTATGAGCATTCCATCCGGATATAAAAATTATGTCAAATATATGCAAATTTCAAATTTCAGGCTGTCAATAAATAATTTAAATAAAATTAATAGCATAATTAAAAATAAACATAATTTTTATATAGTCAGGTATAATTTCTACGACCAGGGTTTTGCAGGTATGCATACTGCTGTTATTAAAATAATAAATAAAAAAAACGGCAAACTTATTGATATGTTTTATGCCGATTTCAATACGGCAATAACGGCTCCTGTCGTAGTTGCTTCCCGTCCTGTCGGAAAGTTTCAGATTTTAGGCAAAAACGATTTGATGATTAAAAAGATTAATATTTCAAATATCTATGCAGGATATAATTTTTCCGTGAATAAAACTGCAGGGAAAGAAGCCGCCGTTTTTATATCCGAAAATATGCCCATTACTAAAATAAATTCAGAAAGGAAAAGAATTATTAATTTTGGAAATATTGTATCCATAGTTTATAAAAAATACGGAATAAATATTAAGATGAGAGGGATAGCCTTACAGGCAGGAGCTTACGGTCAGATCATAAGAGTCAAAAACCTTGAATCAGGCAGTATAATTTCAGGGATAGTTAAAACAGATTCATCTGTTATTGTAAAATAA
- the flgG gene encoding flagellar basal-body rod protein FlgG — protein sequence MEGQQIEIDNIANNLANTNTTGYKESRVNFEDLFYQTVQSPGAYSSEYTQVPTGIQIGLGSKVSSIEKEFTQGDMQQTSNPLDLAIEGQGFFQIQMANGETAYTRDGTLQTNSQGQLVNANGDALVPPITIPPDATSISISNDGTVSAAVSGQTNPVQIGTITLTNFINPAGLNSIGNNLYLQTSASGAPQVGTPGQNGLGTIQQGFLEMSNVNLVGQMVSMITAQNAYTIDSKAITIANQMLQTAASLVP from the coding sequence ATGGAAGGACAGCAGATTGAAATAGATAATATAGCGAATAATCTTGCAAATACAAATACTACCGGATACAAAGAATCCAGAGTTAATTTTGAAGACCTTTTTTATCAGACGGTGCAATCGCCTGGGGCTTATTCATCAGAATATACCCAGGTTCCGACAGGAATTCAGATAGGTCTGGGTTCTAAAGTTTCTTCCATAGAAAAAGAATTTACCCAGGGAGATATGCAGCAGACTTCAAATCCTCTTGATTTAGCTATTGAAGGACAGGGGTTTTTTCAGATACAGATGGCAAACGGTGAAACCGCCTACACGAGAGACGGAACTTTACAGACTAATTCGCAGGGTCAATTAGTAAACGCCAACGGAGACGCATTAGTTCCTCCTATTACAATTCCGCCCGATGCTACGTCTATAAGTATATCTAATGATGGTACAGTTTCCGCTGCCGTATCTGGTCAAACTAATCCTGTTCAGATTGGAACTATCACATTGACTAATTTTATTAATCCTGCCGGTTTAAACAGTATAGGGAACAATTTGTATCTTCAGACATCTGCTTCAGGCGCGCCCCAGGTTGGAACGCCCGGTCAGAATGGTTTAGGAACTATACAGCAGGGATTTTTGGAAATGTCTAATGTCAATCTGGTCGGACAGATGGTATCTATGATTACGGCGCAAAATGCCTATACGATAGATTCAAAAGCTATTACCATTGCTAATCAGATGCTTCAGACTGCCGCATCTTTAGTGCCGTAA
- the flgF gene encoding flagellar basal-body rod protein FlgF: MNGGLYINLSGIISEGKKMAIVTNNLANINTVGYKSEGSVFGDFLSQKAISAENAGDKTPLADNQYPIMLYSYNNFSQGSLKHTGNRLDLAIQGDGFFAVKTSNGVKYTRNGAFSLNGENQIVTQEGYPVLGVNGKPISLTERGSDITISKNGIINILNPQTDENEYAGQIGIVDFKNPELLSRNGGNLFSETKKSGKPVLNDNADITQGYLEESNVNEIKNMVELIDISQTKSTMMNVLKSYSQVDSTAINTVGAPV, from the coding sequence TTGAACGGCGGACTGTATATTAATTTGAGCGGCATAATATCCGAAGGTAAAAAAATGGCTATTGTAACTAACAATCTTGCTAATATTAACACGGTAGGATATAAAAGCGAAGGTTCGGTATTTGGTGATTTTTTATCTCAAAAAGCTATAAGTGCTGAAAATGCCGGCGACAAAACACCTCTTGCGGATAACCAGTACCCGATAATGCTTTACAGTTATAACAATTTTTCACAGGGTTCGCTGAAACATACTGGCAACAGATTGGATTTGGCTATTCAGGGAGACGGTTTTTTTGCCGTTAAGACATCGAACGGGGTGAAATATACAAGGAACGGAGCTTTTTCGCTTAACGGCGAAAATCAGATTGTGACGCAGGAAGGATACCCTGTGCTCGGTGTCAATGGAAAACCGATAAGCCTTACGGAAAGGGGTTCTGATATTACAATTTCAAAAAACGGCATTATCAATATTTTAAATCCGCAGACAGATGAAAATGAATATGCAGGTCAAATAGGTATTGTTGATTTTAAAAATCCCGAATTATTATCCAGAAACGGCGGCAATCTATTTTCAGAGACTAAAAAATCCGGAAAACCTGTGCTTAACGACAATGCCGATATTACACAAGGGTATTTAGAAGAATCAAACGTAAATGAAATAAAAAATATGGTGGAACTTATAGATATAAGTCAGACAAAGTCCACTATGATGAATGTTTTAAAATCGTATTCGCAAGTTGACAGCACGGCAATAAACACTGTAGGAGCGCCTGTATAA
- a CDS encoding flagellar biosynthesis protein FlhB: MNRRKEEPFATALKYDKDKNKAPVIVAKGKGKLAEKIKAIAKENNIPIIENKGLTEVLDKLEIYEEIPPELYKVVAHIFAFIYKLNNKL, encoded by the coding sequence ATGAACAGGCGTAAAGAAGAACCTTTTGCCACAGCTTTAAAATATGATAAAGACAAAAATAAAGCTCCGGTAATTGTCGCAAAAGGAAAAGGTAAATTAGCCGAAAAAATTAAAGCGATAGCAAAAGAAAACAACATCCCTATAATAGAAAACAAAGGCTTAACCGAGGTTTTGGATAAGCTTGAAATTTACGAAGAAATACCTCCAGAACTTTATAAAGTTGTAGCTCATATTTTTGCATTTATCTATAAACTGAATAATAAATTATAG